The following are from one region of the Entelurus aequoreus isolate RoL-2023_Sb linkage group LG17, RoL_Eaeq_v1.1, whole genome shotgun sequence genome:
- the LOC133632995 gene encoding uncharacterized protein K02A2.6-like, with protein MAELHTLSKTCEFDTLRDSLVRDRIVCGTMDNALRERLLRETGLTLDKCVSMCRAAETTRAQAKELRRGETTVHAIHKEQWKNKMCTKQKDQKDKSMEFKCGKCGGSHKPKYCPAYGKTCNNCGRSNHYAKCCKAASRKKVHTVEEDDDKEEFIVNVVQACTIEKEEWIVPITVNQTTIPFKLDTGAHVNLLSLEDYKTLTVKSKIHPVKTKVSGYTGERVPVKGGCIATFKHKGRQMRAQLLIVDMSVQPILGLSACTKLNLVKRVFVVTSQETTNAQDTLMEEYKDCFQGLGCLPGLHKICVDKNVFPVVHPCRKVPFALREKLKDELARMEKLGVIKRIDEPTEWVSSLVVVQKKTGALRICLDPRDLNKAIRREHFKLPTREEIMAQFAGAKWFSKLDASSGFWQMKLGEESSRLCTFNTPEGRYRFLRLPYGILSAPEVYHKTIHMIFEHIPGVETMMDDIIVWGSTRKEHDERLRQVLDKTREVNLKLNKEKCEFGVKSLTFVGDVVSEEGVKPDPRKTSAINNMERPTNKDEVRRFLGMVTYLAKFVPQLSTQSAPLRSLLEQKNEWIWSHEQEQCFLKLKETLTQEPVLKFYDPEKSTRISADASQYGLGAVLLQQHEEQWLPVAYASRALTSAETRYAQIEKELLASLYACERFHQYVYGQMFQVETDHKPLVSIMNKPLNDCPVRIQRMLIRLQKYDVHMIYTQGKYMYTADTLSRAVDKRELADSDNSTEIQAYVDMVVTSLPVTADRTEQIRKETIADETMKELKSTVQNGWPDNKKDCPLKIQDYWNCRAELTVVDDIVLKGSKFVIPYSLRKQMLEKIHEGHLGEVKCKRRAREVMFWPRINQDISQTTASCGVCRTYRPKQQAEPLMTHPVPHRPYYKVGTDLFDFDGRSYVVVTDYFSNYPEIGALQSTTSKAVVSYLKTVFARHGVPCELFSDNGPQFSSCEFAAFAKEWGFQHSTSSPTYPKSNGLAECSVKTVKNLLKKSQDKDDFQKSLLIYRSAPLQNGLSPAQMLMGRRIRSNLPVNEDLLTPKGAHKIRHTKEVQKAKQKQLHDRTAKHLPMLRHLETKRTGGRGSCSTFV; from the exons ATGGCAGAGCTTCACACGCTAAGCAAAACATGTGAATTTGACACTCTGAGAGACTCATTAGTGAGAGATAGAATTGTTTGTGGTACAATGGATAATGCACTGAGAGAAAGACTGCTTCGAGAAACTGGGCTTACGTTAGATAAGTGTGTCAGTATGTGTAGAGCAGCTGAGACCACCAGAGCTCAAGCAAAAGAGCTACGGAGAGGTGAAACAACAGTGCATGCCATACATAAAGAACaatggaaaaataaaatgtgtaccaAACAAAAGGATCAAAAAGACAAATCCATGGAATTTAAATGTGGTAAATGTGGAGGCAGCCACAAGCCGAAATATTGTCCTGCATATGGAAAAACATGTAACAACTGTGGAAGGAGCAATCACTATGCAAAGTGTTGCAAAGCAGCTTCAAGAAAGAAAGTTCACACAGTTGAAGAAGATGATGATAAGGAGGAGTTTATTGTCAATGTGGTGCAAGCATGCACAATTGAAAAAGAAGAATGGATTGTTCCAATTACAGTGAATCAGACAACAATACCATTCAAGTTAGATACAGGTGCTCACGTAAACCTGCTATCTTTGGAAGATTACAAAACACTGACTGTAAAGAGCAAAATCCATCCAGTAAAAACCAAAGTAAGTGGATACACTGGAGAACGAGTTCCTGTTAAAGGCGGATGTATTGCAACTTTTAAACACAAGGGTCGACAAATGAGAGCACAGCTACTGATCGTGGATATGAGTGTACAACCAATCCTGGGACTCAGTGCATGCACCAAGCTCAATCTTGTCAAAAGAGTGTTTGTGGTGACATCTCAAGAAACTACAAATGCTCAGGACACACTCATGGAAGAGTATAAGGACTGCTTTCAAGGACTTGGATGTCTACCTGGACTACATAAAATATGTGTAGATAAAAACGTGTTTCCTGTTGTGCACCCGTGCAGGAAAGTCCCATTTGCTCTGCGTGAAAAACTGAAAGATGAACTAGCGCGAATGGAAAAGTTGGGAGTCATTAAAAGAATAGATGAGCCAACTGAATGGGTCAGCTCGCTGGTTGTTGTGCAAAAGAAAACAGGTGCCCTAAGAATATGCTTGGATCCAAGAGACCTAAATAAAGCAATCAGAAGAGAGCATTTCAAGTTACCAACCAGGGAAGAGATCATGGCACAATTTGCTGGAGCAAAATGGTTCAGCAAATTAGATGCTTCATCAGGTTTCTGGCAGATGAAGCTTGGCGAGGAGAGTTCAAGACTGTGCACATTTAACACCCCGGAGGGCAGGTACAGGTTTCTTCGTCTACCATACGGCATCTTGTCAGCGCCTGAAGTATATCATAAGACCATTCACATGATTTTTGAGCACATACCCGGTGTTGAGACAATGATGGATGATATCATAGTGTGGGGCTCAACCCGAAAAGAACACGACGAAAGACTGAGACAAGTGCTAGACAAGACAAGGGAGGTGAACCTGAAACTTAACAAAGAAAAATGTGAGTTTGGAGTGAAGTCACTTACCTTTGTGGGAGATGTTGTGAGTGAAGAGGGCGTGAAGCCAGACCCGAGAAAAACTTCAGCAATCAACAACATGGAAAGGCCAACCAACAAAGATGAGGTCAGACGTTTCCTGGGGATGGTCACCTATCTTGCCAAGTTTGTCCCACAACTGTCAACACAGTCAGCACCTCTCAGGAGTCTTCTTGAACAAAAGAATGAATGGATATGGTCCCACGAGCAAGAACAATGTTTTCTGAAACTGAAAGAGACTCTTACACAGGAGCCCGTGTTAAAGTTTTATGACCCCGAGAAGAGCACAAGGATCTCGGCAGATGCATCGCAGTACGGCCTGGGAGCAGTGCTACTGCAGCAACATGAAGAGCAGTGGCTACCTGTCGCCTATGCTTCCAGAGCACTGACAAGTGCAGAGACCAGGTATGCTCAAATTGAAAAAGAACTGTTAGCAAGTTTGTATGCATGTGAGCGTTTCCATCAATATGTATATGGACAGATGTTTCAAGTGGAAACCGATCATAAACCGTTGGTGTCTATCATGAACAAACCGTTGAATGATTGTCCAGTACGAATACAGCGCATGCTAATTCGACTGCAAAAATATGACGTGCACATGATATATACACAAGGAAAATATATGTACACAGCCGACACATTGTCTAGAGCAGTGGACAAGAGAGAACTTGCAGACAGTGATAATAGCACAGAGATACAGGCATATGTAGATATGGTAGTGACATCTTTGCCGGTGACTGCAGACAGAACAGAACAAATACGGAAAGAGACTATTGCTGATGAAACTATGAAAGAACTCAAGAGCACAGTACAGAATGGATGGCCTGACAACAAAAAGGATTGCCCCTTGAAAATACAAGACTACTGGAATTGTAGAGCTGAGCTTACAGTGGTGGATGACATAGTGCTAAAAGGGAGCAAATTTGTTATTCCGTACTCACTGCGCAAACAGATGCTCGAAAAGATACACGAAGGCCACCTCGGTGAAGTCAAGTGTAAAAGGAGGGCTAGAGAAGTAATGTTCTGGCCAAGGATCAATCAGGATATTAGCCAAACAACAGCGTCATGTGGAGTTTGCCGAACTTACAGGCCAAAACAACAAGCGGAGCCACTGATGACTCATCCAGTGCCCCACAGACCTTACTACAAAGTAGGAACGGATCTATTTGACTTTGATGGAAGGAGCTACGTGGTAGTCACAGACTACTTTTCAAACTATCCGGAAATTGGAGCGTTGCAGTCAACAACGAGCAAAGCAGTTGTCAGTTATTTAAAGACTGTTTTTGCCAGACATGGTGTTCCATGCGAACTGTTTTCCGACAATGGTCCCCAGTTTTCTAGCTGTGAGTTTGCTGCCTTTGCCAAGGAATGGGGGTTTCAACACTCCACATCAAGTCCAACTTATCCAAAGTCCAACGGCTTGGCAGAATGCTctgtaaaaacagtaaaaaacctGTTAAAAAAATCACAGGACAAAGATGACTTTCAGAAAAGCTTACTGATCTACCGTAGTGCACCTCTACAAAATGGACTGTCACCCGCCCAAATGCTGATGGGTAGGCGCATTCGCTCCAACCTACCAGTCAACGAGGATTTGCTGACACCCAAAGGCGCACACAAAATCAGACACACTAAGGAAGTACAAAAAGCGAAGCAAAAACAGCTGCATGATAGAACGGCAAAACACCTGCCTATGCTGAG GCACCTGGAGACAAAAAGGACAGGTGGAAGAGGAAGTTGCTCCACGTTCGTATAG